The following coding sequences lie in one Ferviditalea candida genomic window:
- a CDS encoding helicase-associated domain-containing protein — MNYTDILLKMPKQAQYSLPADYAEASAKIGKAYASLYHLERKTLDIIIQRLGILPFEWSQLRKASADDLTEAECKVGLARLRSRGIVFAYKKTWGERFFFIPYDLYPFWHMQALPDLYTDGWEEASDGVEVACSKPHQLADSLFLLLAYIARHQPPLNRNGSIHKRHMQQMEERLNLHAEVLDRLEVGHSGSETCSSSFAVVFDILLRYGLIANEGDRLGIRLPELAAWLSRSRSETEEELLQLWYQTRMPKNLLVQHATIAMQKAPVDRWISLKRFAERLLLPDMRSLGQFDPISAAAAIKGQWLEPLAEAGFIDIGCRCGEDWHFRWRVGPQSVFSAAVQDEGETEGETKAFFRQEDGQFYVQPDFELVIPPPVSYRIRWELESMADLVQTGSFWQYTLSKESVMRALEDGRDGKQLLDFLERHAKYGIPDNVREVLQHWSSRHSEVRLLTITLLRCKDSSAAEAIAADSGMVAHILERIGELDFIVRSERLDHLQKALEQSGYMSRRDKTGKAAKEPKAAFPSFIRHEPGCGDDSELLCPQPFWKAHGFVPAAYPVIPYDLDISVPKLDEVYPQLRDIPAMWLKDLRRYHASTARELLEKAIAWGAYVKIVTGEQQLTLLPKRLEDRMQTWSVIGLFNREEIRLTASECGEMQLILPGINDQ, encoded by the coding sequence ATGAACTATACCGATATCCTGCTGAAGATGCCCAAGCAAGCTCAGTATTCTTTGCCTGCCGATTACGCCGAAGCGTCGGCAAAAATCGGGAAGGCTTACGCATCGCTCTATCATTTGGAGCGAAAAACGCTGGATATCATCATTCAAAGACTCGGCATCCTGCCGTTTGAATGGAGTCAGCTGCGGAAGGCTTCCGCTGATGATTTGACGGAGGCCGAGTGCAAGGTCGGCCTTGCCCGATTGCGCAGCAGGGGGATCGTATTTGCCTATAAGAAGACTTGGGGAGAACGGTTTTTTTTCATCCCTTATGATTTGTATCCGTTTTGGCACATGCAGGCGCTGCCGGATTTGTATACGGACGGTTGGGAGGAGGCTTCCGACGGTGTGGAGGTGGCATGCAGCAAGCCGCACCAGCTTGCCGATTCCCTGTTTTTACTGCTTGCTTACATTGCCCGGCATCAGCCGCCGTTGAACAGAAACGGGTCGATTCATAAACGGCACATGCAGCAGATGGAGGAACGCTTGAATCTGCATGCGGAAGTGTTGGATCGCCTGGAGGTAGGCCATTCTGGTTCAGAGACTTGCTCGAGCTCGTTTGCCGTTGTTTTTGATATTTTGTTGAGATACGGGTTGATCGCTAACGAAGGGGATAGGCTGGGCATCCGTCTTCCCGAGCTGGCCGCTTGGCTGAGCCGTTCGCGTTCGGAAACGGAAGAAGAGCTGCTGCAGCTGTGGTATCAAACCCGTATGCCCAAGAACCTGCTTGTGCAGCATGCGACGATTGCCATGCAAAAGGCGCCCGTAGATCGATGGATATCGCTCAAACGCTTCGCGGAGCGCCTCTTGCTCCCGGATATGCGGAGTCTCGGACAGTTTGATCCGATTTCGGCGGCGGCTGCGATCAAAGGGCAATGGCTGGAGCCGCTGGCGGAAGCAGGGTTTATCGACATCGGCTGCCGCTGCGGCGAGGACTGGCATTTTCGCTGGAGAGTCGGTCCGCAAAGCGTATTTTCGGCTGCCGTACAGGACGAAGGGGAGACGGAAGGGGAAACGAAAGCCTTTTTCCGGCAGGAGGACGGTCAATTTTATGTCCAACCCGATTTTGAGCTGGTTATACCTCCTCCGGTTTCGTACCGGATCCGTTGGGAGCTGGAAAGCATGGCCGATCTGGTTCAGACGGGATCGTTCTGGCAGTATACGCTTTCCAAGGAAAGCGTGATGAGGGCTTTGGAGGATGGGAGAGACGGGAAGCAGCTGCTGGATTTTTTGGAACGGCATGCTAAATACGGCATTCCGGACAATGTCAGGGAGGTTTTGCAGCATTGGAGCAGTCGGCATTCAGAGGTCCGTCTGCTGACTATAACCCTGCTGCGCTGCAAAGACAGCTCCGCAGCGGAAGCAATAGCAGCGGATTCGGGAATGGTCGCGCATATTTTGGAGCGGATCGGGGAGCTTGATTTTATCGTGCGTTCCGAGCGGCTGGACCATTTGCAAAAAGCCTTGGAGCAATCCGGATATATGTCAAGAAGAGATAAGACGGGAAAGGCTGCGAAGGAACCGAAGGCCGCATTTCCTTCTTTCATTCGACATGAACCCGGCTGCGGAGATGATTCGGAACTTCTGTGCCCGCAACCGTTTTGGAAAGCGCACGGATTTGTTCCCGCTGCCTATCCGGTCATACCCTACGATTTGGATATTTCGGTTCCGAAACTGGATGAAGTATATCCGCAGCTTCGCGACATTCCGGCAATGTGGTTGAAGGATCTGCGAAGGTATCATGCTTCGACGGCAAGAGAACTGCTGGAGAAAGCGATCGCTTGGGGAGCCTATGTCAAAATCGTTACCGGCGAGCAGCAGCTTACCCTATTGCCGAAGCGGCTTGAGGACCGCATGCAGACATGGAGCGTTATCGGGTTATTCAATCGCGAGGAGATTCGTTTGACCGCTTCGGAATGCGGGGAAATGCAGTTGATATTGCCGGGAATCAATGATCAATGA